A window of Apodemus sylvaticus chromosome 23, mApoSyl1.1, whole genome shotgun sequence genomic DNA:
ATTTCTGCATGTGTATGGGGGAAGTGACATTTGAAGAGTTAGCCCTTAATGTACCAGCTAATTTATCATTACCATCTCATGGTTAGTACTACTTAATAAACATAATcataaaagaatagaaaacatGTTCTTTCCTGGTCTAATACTTTCAGCTTTAGtgttaatattaataaaagagtGTCTTTTCCAGTAGATTTCTTCCTTGAAGAAGACGATGAGAGATGGCTTCTGCAATGTGGATGGGTTTGAAGAGTTGAGCATTCTTTCATTTTGAGCTCACTTGTCATTTTTCCTACAAGGATAACTTTGCCCTATCCCTAATGCTgacattaataaaatatataatgggaATTTACTCCATCAACATGTGCATTTGAAGACTTCAGCAGTTCACAATGGACTTCGTTGAGTATTTCAATAATGGTAGGAGGTAATACAGACAGCATTTTGTTCTGCTGACCACCTTGGGTTTTCAATCTTCAGATAATGTGATTCAATGTGTTTGTGAAAACAGGTGCATAGAACCATTTAAGATACAAAAATTAATCATCATTTTGCACTGAGAAGTATTTGGTGGCATATATTGAAGTCAGTTTTTCTCAGTAACAATATGGATGCCAGGAATTTGGGAATAGGAATAATAATCCTGTTACAGAGTACAATCGGAATTCTAGGAAACATTTCTCTCCTTTCCTACTACTTGGTTATTTATTGTaagaaacacaaagcaaagcCCATGGATTTGATTATTATTCATCTGATCATAGTTAACATCTTGATCATTCTCTCTAAAGGAATGTCTAACACAATGGCAACTTTTGGGTTGAAACTTTTCTTTAATGATTGGAGCTATcaattttttatgtatgttcTAAGATTTTTCAGGAGCCTGTCCATTGTCACCATCTGCCTCTTGAGTATCTTCCAGACCATCACCATCATCCCAAGAAACTCTTGTTGGAAGAATCTTAGAGTCACATCTCCAAAGGATATTAGTTTATGCATTTTTCTCTGCTGGGTCTTATACACCTtcataaatgttatttttcctttgtacATATCCATAACATTGAGTGGAAAAAATGTAACACAGGATACAAATTTCAAACTCTATACTATTGTAGGATATGACAAAATCACAGTTTCCTCATATATAACTTTTGTTGTGTTTCCTGAAATTCTGTTTTCTGGTCTCATCACCTGGTCCAGTAGCTCAATGATTATCATTCTGTACAGACACAAACAGCGAGTTCAATATATCCGCAGCACTCATGCTTTCCATAGAGGCTCCCCTGAATCCAGAGCCACCCAGAACATCCTGGTCCTAGTTTCCTGTTTTCTGACTTTTTATACACTCTCTGCCATCTCACATGCTTACGGTGCTCTATTCCACAGTTCAAATTGGTGGCTGATGAATTTCACAACCATTATAACTTTATGTTTTCCTACATCAAGCCCATTTATACTTATGATTCAATCATCCCTTCTCTCCAAACTCTGCTTTCTCTAGGGAAAGTATACAAAATTTCAATGTTTTGAAGGCTTTTGAAGAGTCCAGTttctaagaagaaataaaaaacataacCATGCTTTGTAGAAGACATTATAAatgcaaatgcttttataagttaAATCTTAATAGTTATTTAGGTTACTTCAGCTGGTGAAACATTCACCCGAGAATAGCAAAATTGTGGTGACTTGGGGATTTTGACACTTTGATATATTTCACAATCCTTTTTGTCCAGGCTTCATTGATGAGAACATGCCCAATATGTTTTAGCACATCATCCCTACCTTTGGTATCAGTTGGGCTGATAACTTAGCATACTGAATGTTCTGTACATTTCCTATATGTTCTACCAAAGCATTATTACATAGGCCCAAGACTATATAACCACAACTACCAGTTAATTGCTGGTAAATTTTTACAGTAAAAAGGCCTGTACAGCTCGCATATACTCTAGGACATGAATAATCCAAACACCTCTTACACTTGTACTCCATATCACCTTGCCTGCAGCTGCTCCAGAGGTATGAGTCCCTGTCTGCCTTGAGCTTCTTCATAGTTACACTATACCATGTGTCAAAGTAGAAATGACATTTCttatacagattcaataaaaaCATGACTGAACAAGAGTAAGGGTGTCGACCCAAGGCTTGTACTGGAGATGTACAGTGTACCATTTACATGTTATGGCCCTCTTCTATGTATAATCAATTCAGCACTACTTTTTTTACGTTAATCAGGAGAGCTTTTCTCATAAAATCTTCTACCCCAATGACATAACACTCTACTAAGTAGAAGACCAAGTATCTTCTTATCTTTATTATGGGTAGAACAGGTTGAGCTGGTTgcataaagaacagaaaaaaaatccttgtagTTTACAACATTCAATCAGATTTCCAACAGTGTCAGGGACAACATGAGCAATAGCTAGAAGTTAGCAGAACAGATCGAGAGGGTGGCCATGAACACAAGATATTTGAGACCTTAGGAGATAAAACATTACAAAGAGACAGCACTCTACTGATGCATTGCTGAGATCTGAGAAGACTTAGGGGACAAGAAGCCTAACCTGCATGGTCTCATATCCATGGCTCACTTCTGTTTACTTTCTACTTTGTGGTGTTTCCACTGTATCCTAAATGGTTGTCATCACAATAGTCAATacatttctttggaaaaaaaatgaacattcaGTCTCTCATTCAGATAAATTGGTGCTATGGGAAAATAATCGGAATTCaagggaagaaaaatgaagagcAAAAGAGGAAATCAGGATAGTACAATGGGCCTTTGGGATTAAAAGAAGCTCATGGGAAAAATGATGATGTAATGGTATGTACAGTTTATATAGAGTATTTCAAAATGTCTGATAAGTGAGTGCTTTTTCCTTTGGTGTTTGGCACAGATAGAACAAGAATCACATGAAAATACTTTATCACATATTGATATAGAGCAGGGAGAAAAGACATAAGGATGTGAGATGATGAAGGTTTCACAAATGACTGACGATGAAAAGAAAAGGCCTAATATTCTTGGAATGAATAAATCAGATTcaccagaagaatgaaaatatgcaTTAGTGTGCAAATAAAAGAGACTGGCTGCAGTGAGGTAAACGCTGATGTGAGGGAGCAAACATTTAATGCCTAAGGGTATCCAATTAAACAGAGtcctcaaagaataaaatacaatctctcagaaacataaaaatgttgTGCCACATTCTTAGCCattaagcaaataaaaattaaatcttgatactaaataaaactaaacattGATACTTAACCTTACCAGTGAGAATGACCTTGATCCATGAAACACATTACTATATGAAATATTCAAAAGTGAATTCAGCTGTAAATATTCACTCTGATAGCAGAGAACCTAAAATAAGAACACAGCAtctaatacccatcaaaatcccaactcaattcttcacagagttagaaagagcaattatcaaattcatctggaacaacaaaaaacccaggatagctaaaactattctcagcaacaaaagaaaatctgggggaatcagtatccctgacctcaagcaatactacagagcaatagtgttaaaaactgcatggtattggtacagtgacaggcaggaggatcaatggaacaggattgaagatccagaaatgaacccacacacctatggccacttgatcctcgacaaagaggctgaaaacatccaatggaaaaaagatagccttttcaacaaatggtgctggttcaactggaggtcagcatgcagaagaatgcgaattgatccatccttgtctccttgtactaagctcaaatccaaatggatcaaggacctccacataaagccagacactctgaagctaatagaaaagaaactggggaagacccttgaggacatcggtacagggagaaagtttctgaccagaacaccaatagcgtatgctctaagagcaagaattgacaaatgggacctcataaggttacagagtttctgtaaggcaaag
This region includes:
- the LOC127674154 gene encoding vomeronasal type-1 receptor 2-like, which codes for MDARNLGIGIIILLQSTIGILGNISLLSYYLVIYCKKHKAKPMDLIIIHLIIVNILIILSKGMSNTMATFGLKLFFNDWSYQFFMYVLRFFRSLSIVTICLLSIFQTITIIPRNSCWKNLRVTSPKDISLCIFLCWVLYTFINVIFPLYISITLSGKNVTQDTNFKLYTIVGYDKITVSSYITFVVFPEILFSGLITWSSSSMIIILYRHKQRVQYIRSTHAFHRGSPESRATQNILVLVSCFLTFYTLSAISHAYGALFHSSNWWLMNFTTIITLCFPTSSPFILMIQSSLLSKLCFL